Proteins co-encoded in one Saprospira grandis genomic window:
- a CDS encoding T9SS type A sorting domain-containing protein has product MNLETKYDMKDYFLLLFCSLFLSLGLSAQQNLSFEDWAIDSQGIEQPLGWQTNNVYTNFHSVTKSVLASSGQYAARLRTNGFSFEGRAPGELSTTFYPSQPIQGLSFDLQVDSLRDGAYIELNMQAYQQGQLVYADTVQFNRLQTNWSRRYIAIPQNNFDSLKLSFVASSYMTGFGYEGYASCYIDDIRLSQASSIRSLEENSFSVYPQPAQDRIWLKEVEQLDFEPRLYSLQGQLIRSWSKNSQELDLSGLATGQYLLVLQTAKGAYSQILQVH; this is encoded by the coding sequence TTGAATCTAGAAACAAAATATGATATGAAGGACTATTTTTTACTACTTTTCTGCTCTTTGTTCTTGTCTCTTGGACTCTCCGCCCAGCAAAACCTCAGCTTTGAGGATTGGGCCATAGATAGCCAAGGTATAGAACAACCGCTGGGCTGGCAGACCAATAATGTATATACAAACTTTCATTCGGTAACAAAGTCAGTGCTGGCCAGCAGCGGCCAATATGCCGCTCGCTTAAGGACCAATGGCTTTTCCTTTGAGGGCCGAGCACCAGGGGAATTATCTACTACTTTTTACCCTAGCCAGCCTATTCAGGGCTTATCTTTTGATTTGCAAGTAGACAGCCTCCGAGATGGGGCCTATATTGAGCTGAATATGCAGGCTTATCAGCAAGGGCAGCTCGTTTATGCAGATACCGTTCAGTTTAATCGCTTACAAACGAATTGGTCCAGACGCTATATCGCTATTCCCCAAAATAATTTTGATAGCCTTAAGCTCAGTTTTGTGGCTAGCTCTTATATGACAGGCTTTGGCTATGAAGGCTATGCAAGCTGCTATATTGATGATATTCGTTTGTCTCAGGCTAGTAGCATTCGTTCTTTAGAGGAAAATAGCTTTTCTGTTTATCCACAACCCGCCCAAGACAGAATTTGGCTCAAGGAGGTCGAGCAGCTCGATTTTGAGCCCCGTTTATATAGTTTGCAGGGGCAGCTCATTCGCTCTTGGAGCAAAAACAGCCAAGAACTAGATCTCTCAGGTTTGGCGACAGGTCAGTATTTGCTTGTACTGCAAACGGCCAAAGGAGCCTATAGTCAAATTTTGCAGGTTCACTAA
- a CDS encoding T9SS type A sorting domain-containing protein, translating to MTVRILLSLLFLWSSLLLSAQQNLSFEDWAIDSQGIEQPLGWQTNNLYVPLISVNKSSLASEGQYSVHLSSNAFPPEGRAPGHLYTSFSLNQALQGLSFDLQVDSLRDGAYIELNIQAYQQGQLVYADTVQFNRLQTNWSRRYINIPPQTMDSFRLEFIAKTFQTGLGYEGYASCYIDDIRLSQASSIRSFVENTFSFYPRPAQDRIWLKEVEQLDFEPRLYSLQGQLIRSWSKNSQELDILGLAAGQYLLVLQTAKGAYSQILQVH from the coding sequence ATGACAGTACGTATTTTACTTAGTCTACTCTTTCTATGGAGTAGCCTACTCTTATCCGCCCAGCAAAATCTCAGCTTTGAGGATTGGGCCATAGATAGCCAAGGTATAGAGCAACCGCTAGGCTGGCAGACCAATAATCTATATGTTCCCTTAATTTCAGTCAATAAAAGTAGTCTAGCTAGCGAGGGACAGTATAGCGTTCATCTTTCCTCAAATGCTTTTCCCCCAGAAGGGCGAGCGCCAGGGCATTTATATACTAGCTTTAGCCTAAACCAAGCCCTGCAAGGCTTATCTTTTGATTTGCAAGTAGACAGCCTCCGAGATGGGGCATATATTGAGCTGAATATACAGGCTTATCAGCAAGGGCAGCTTGTTTATGCAGATACCGTTCAGTTTAATCGCTTACAAACGAATTGGTCCAGACGCTATATCAATATTCCTCCGCAAACTATGGATAGTTTTCGTCTAGAGTTTATTGCAAAAACGTTCCAAACAGGCTTGGGCTATGAAGGCTATGCAAGCTGCTATATTGATGATATTCGGTTGTCTCAGGCTAGTAGCATTCGCTCTTTTGTAGAAAACACATTTTCCTTTTACCCACGACCGGCCCAAGACAGAATCTGGCTCAAGGAGGTCGAGCAGCTCGATTTTGAGCCCCGTTTATATAGTTTGCAGGGGCAGCTCATTCGCTCTTGGAGCAAAAACAGCCAAGAACTAGATATCTTAGGCTTGGCGGCAGGTCAGTATTTGCTTGTTCTGCAAACGGCCAAAGGAGCCTATAGTCAAATTTTGCAGGTTCACTAG
- the recG gene encoding ATP-dependent DNA helicase RecG has translation MLEKSIEYVKGVGPQKADLLKKELGIFTLEQLLMNYPFRYIDRSVFHKIGELEANETPVQIRGILRRIDSHGEGAKKRMVGIFRDDTGQIELVWFRGLNWVKQLQTGIEYVIYGKVQQFGRNLSITHPELEPLTAKNSSLEPRMDAVYRVTEKMASKRIKSKDLHKIIRNALIPIYKEPEHLPETLPQYLLDSMKLPSRLEALIGIHFPKTLAQKDQARRRFIFEELFFLQLRILQRKSLKQLETKGHLFPHIGGFFNGFYQNNLKFELTGAQKRVLREIRKDLGSGQQMNRLLQGDVGSGKTVVGFMSMLMALDNDFQAALMAPTEILAQQHFESLLKMAEGLDIRIELLTGSIKGVQRRELLEDLAEGRIHILIGTHALIEDAVVFKNLGLVIIDEQHRFGVMQRAKMWKKNAAGPPHVLVMTATPIPRTLAMTVYGDLEVSAIDEMPPGRLPIQTSHKFESSRLWVFGQIKEQIAKGHQVYIVYPLIEESESEALAEIKNLMEGYESILREFPQPQYQISVVHGRQKAEDKDYEMQRFANGETQILMATTVIEVGVNVPNATLMVIENAERFGLAQLHQLRGRVGRGGGEAYCILMTGYKLSKEGRFRMKTMCKTTDGFEIAEADLKLRGPGSIDGTQQSGILSLRLADLAKDGRILQTARNLAKEIVAQDPLFEKPENLPLKRELLHAQKQRTFSKIS, from the coding sequence ATGTTAGAGAAATCTATAGAATACGTCAAGGGAGTTGGGCCACAAAAGGCCGATTTACTCAAAAAGGAGCTGGGAATTTTTACCCTAGAACAACTGCTGATGAACTACCCTTTTCGCTATATTGACCGTAGCGTTTTTCATAAAATTGGGGAGCTAGAGGCCAATGAAACCCCAGTGCAAATTCGAGGAATTTTGCGCCGAATTGATAGCCATGGCGAGGGCGCAAAAAAGCGGATGGTCGGCATTTTTAGAGATGATACGGGCCAAATTGAGCTGGTTTGGTTTAGGGGCCTCAATTGGGTCAAACAACTGCAAACGGGCATTGAATACGTGATTTATGGCAAGGTGCAGCAGTTTGGCCGCAATCTGAGCATTACTCACCCAGAACTGGAGCCGCTAACGGCCAAAAATAGTAGCCTAGAGCCCCGGATGGATGCCGTTTATCGGGTAACGGAAAAAATGGCCAGCAAGCGGATTAAGTCTAAGGACCTGCATAAAATTATCCGCAATGCCCTGATTCCAATTTATAAAGAGCCCGAGCATTTGCCCGAAACCCTGCCCCAATATTTGCTCGATAGCATGAAGCTGCCCAGCCGTTTGGAGGCCCTAATTGGCATTCATTTTCCCAAAACCTTGGCCCAAAAAGACCAAGCCCGCCGACGCTTTATTTTTGAGGAGCTCTTTTTTTTGCAATTGCGCATTTTGCAGCGCAAAAGCCTTAAGCAACTAGAAACCAAAGGGCATTTGTTTCCGCATATTGGCGGCTTTTTCAATGGCTTTTACCAAAACAACCTCAAATTTGAGCTAACGGGCGCCCAAAAGCGAGTCCTTCGAGAAATCCGCAAGGACCTTGGTTCGGGCCAGCAGATGAACCGCCTTTTGCAGGGCGATGTGGGGAGTGGGAAAACGGTGGTCGGCTTTATGTCTATGCTCATGGCCCTAGACAACGACTTTCAGGCGGCATTAATGGCGCCTACCGAAATTTTGGCCCAGCAGCATTTTGAGTCCCTGCTCAAAATGGCCGAGGGACTGGATATTCGGATTGAGCTACTCACGGGTTCTATCAAGGGCGTTCAGCGTAGAGAATTGCTAGAAGATTTGGCCGAGGGGCGTATCCATATTCTCATTGGCACCCACGCATTAATTGAGGATGCGGTAGTATTTAAGAACTTGGGCCTTGTCATTATTGATGAGCAACATCGTTTTGGGGTGATGCAAAGGGCCAAAATGTGGAAAAAAAATGCGGCTGGCCCGCCCCATGTTTTGGTCATGACCGCCACGCCCATTCCCCGCACCTTGGCCATGACCGTTTATGGCGATTTGGAGGTTTCGGCCATTGATGAAATGCCTCCGGGCCGTTTGCCTATTCAGACCTCCCACAAATTTGAGAGTAGTCGACTTTGGGTGTTTGGGCAAATAAAAGAGCAGATAGCCAAGGGGCATCAGGTCTATATTGTCTATCCATTAATTGAAGAATCGGAATCAGAAGCCTTGGCCGAAATCAAAAACCTGATGGAAGGCTATGAAAGCATTTTAAGAGAATTTCCACAGCCCCAATATCAAATTAGTGTGGTGCATGGCCGCCAAAAGGCGGAAGACAAAGATTATGAGATGCAGCGTTTTGCCAATGGAGAAACCCAAATCCTCATGGCCACTACGGTCATTGAGGTAGGCGTAAATGTGCCCAATGCCACCCTCATGGTCATTGAAAATGCCGAGCGTTTTGGTTTGGCCCAGCTGCATCAGCTTCGGGGAAGAGTGGGCCGAGGCGGTGGAGAGGCCTATTGTATTTTGATGACGGGCTATAAATTGTCTAAAGAAGGCCGTTTTCGGATGAAAACCATGTGCAAAACGACAGATGGTTTTGAAATTGCGGAAGCAGACCTTAAATTGAGAGGACCAGGAAGTATCGATGGCACTCAGCAGTCGGGTATCTTGAGTTTGCGCCTAGCCGATTTGGCCAAAGATGGCCGAATTTTGCAAACGGCCAGAAACTTAGCCAAAGAAATTGTGGCCCAAGACCCCCTCTTTGAAAAGCCCGAAAACCTGCCGCTCAAACGCGAGCTTTTGCACGCCCAAAAGCAAAGAACCTTTAGTAAAATCTCTTAA
- a CDS encoding SDR family oxidoreductase: MLLKGKKGIIFGALNEQSIAWKVAQQAKAAGADIVLTNAPIAFRMGQIDELAKELDCQAIPADATKLEDLEALVEKSQEILGGKIDFVLHSIGMSVNIRKKKAYTDLKYDWMQKTFDISAISFHKLMQTLWQKDAMAEWGSILALSYIGAQRVFPHYSEMSESKALLESFARSFGYHFGVRNKVRVNTISQSPTPTTAGTGVKGFDQFLDYADKMSPLGNAPAEACADYCLSLFSDHTRYVTLQNLYHDGGFSNMGMSEIMMGETPE, from the coding sequence ATGCTTTTGAAAGGAAAAAAAGGAATCATTTTCGGCGCACTCAATGAGCAATCGATTGCCTGGAAAGTAGCCCAGCAGGCCAAGGCCGCCGGGGCAGATATTGTATTGACCAATGCGCCCATCGCATTCAGAATGGGCCAAATTGATGAACTCGCCAAAGAGCTAGACTGCCAGGCCATCCCTGCCGATGCCACTAAATTGGAAGACCTAGAAGCCTTGGTAGAAAAAAGCCAAGAGATTTTGGGTGGCAAAATTGACTTCGTTTTGCACTCTATCGGTATGTCGGTCAATATTCGTAAGAAAAAAGCCTATACCGACCTCAAATATGACTGGATGCAGAAAACCTTTGATATCTCTGCCATCTCTTTTCACAAACTCATGCAAACCCTTTGGCAAAAGGATGCTATGGCCGAATGGGGCTCTATTCTCGCCCTTAGCTATATCGGCGCCCAAAGAGTATTTCCTCACTACAGCGAAATGTCAGAGTCTAAGGCCCTACTCGAGTCTTTTGCCCGTAGCTTTGGCTACCACTTTGGCGTCCGCAATAAGGTCCGTGTAAATACCATTTCACAATCGCCTACTCCCACTACCGCAGGTACTGGCGTAAAAGGCTTTGACCAATTCCTAGACTATGCCGACAAAATGTCGCCCCTAGGCAACGCCCCCGCAGAAGCTTGCGCAGATTACTGCCTCTCGCTCTTCTCCGATCATACTCGCTATGTTACCCTACAGAACCTCTACCATGATGGCGGTTTCTCTAATATGGGCATGAGCGAAATTATGATGGGCGAAACGCCTGAATAA
- the typA gene encoding translational GTPase TypA has product MQKQNLRNIAIIAHVDHGKTTLVDKILHHCRLFHAHQETGELILDNNDQERERGITILAKNVSVNYKGTKINIIDTPGHADFGGEVERVLNMADGVLLLVDAFEGPMPQTRYVLSKAIELGKAIVVVVNKVDKDNCRPDEVQEDVFDLMFNLDASEEQLDFNTVYGSAKNDWMGPDWKEQTADVSYLLDRVLEDIPAPAQNEGSLQMQITSLDYSQYVGRMAIGRVHRGTLSVNQPVSVVKRDGSIEKSRVRKLYTFDGLGKAETETVINGDLCAVVGIENFEIGDTIADFEAPEGLTPMKIDEPTMSMLFTINDSPFFGKEGKYVTSRHLRDRLHKELEKNLALRVQETESPDSYMVFGRGVMHLSVLIESMRREGYEFQVGKPQVIVKMIDDQKMEPVELLAVDVPDEFSGKIIELVTQRKGDMTIMEPKGDLMHLEFMIPSRGIIGLRTLVLNSTAGQAIMNHRFVEYAPWKGELPSRNKGSLIVLENGTSIPYAMDKLKDRGIFFISPGVDIYEGQIIGEHSRENDLVINITKTKKLTNMRSSGADDKAKLPPPLQFSLEQYMEYVGEDEYLEITPESLRLRKIFLKEHERKRANNAANVVIK; this is encoded by the coding sequence ATGCAAAAGCAGAACCTACGGAACATCGCTATCATTGCGCACGTAGACCACGGAAAAACCACCCTGGTAGACAAAATTCTTCACCATTGCCGCCTTTTTCATGCTCATCAAGAAACAGGAGAGCTGATTTTGGACAATAACGACCAAGAGCGGGAGCGGGGAATTACCATTTTGGCCAAAAACGTTTCGGTCAATTACAAAGGAACCAAGATTAACATTATTGACACTCCTGGTCACGCCGACTTTGGTGGTGAGGTAGAGCGAGTGCTCAATATGGCCGATGGCGTACTGCTTTTGGTAGATGCCTTTGAAGGTCCTATGCCTCAGACTCGTTATGTATTGAGCAAAGCTATTGAGCTCGGTAAGGCGATTGTGGTGGTGGTCAACAAAGTAGATAAGGACAACTGCCGCCCCGATGAGGTGCAAGAAGATGTCTTTGACTTGATGTTCAACTTGGATGCTAGCGAAGAGCAGCTCGACTTTAATACGGTTTATGGATCGGCCAAAAATGATTGGATGGGTCCTGATTGGAAAGAACAAACAGCCGATGTTTCTTACCTCCTCGATCGTGTACTAGAAGATATTCCTGCTCCTGCCCAAAATGAGGGAAGTTTGCAGATGCAAATTACGAGCTTGGACTACTCTCAGTATGTTGGCCGTATGGCGATTGGCCGCGTTCACCGTGGTACGCTTTCGGTAAACCAGCCCGTTTCTGTAGTGAAGCGCGATGGCAGCATCGAGAAGTCAAGAGTACGTAAACTCTATACTTTTGATGGTTTGGGCAAGGCCGAAACCGAAACCGTAATAAATGGTGACCTTTGTGCTGTTGTAGGGATTGAAAACTTTGAGATTGGAGATACGATCGCTGATTTTGAAGCCCCCGAAGGCCTTACGCCCATGAAAATTGATGAGCCTACCATGAGTATGCTTTTCACAATTAACGATTCGCCTTTCTTTGGTAAGGAGGGTAAATATGTTACTTCTCGCCACCTTCGCGACCGTCTACACAAAGAGCTAGAGAAAAACTTGGCCCTTCGTGTTCAAGAAACCGAAAGCCCCGATTCTTACATGGTCTTTGGCCGTGGTGTAATGCACCTTTCTGTATTGATTGAGAGCATGCGCCGCGAGGGCTATGAGTTCCAAGTAGGTAAGCCTCAGGTGATCGTGAAAATGATTGACGACCAAAAAATGGAGCCCGTCGAATTGCTTGCTGTAGATGTTCCCGATGAGTTTTCTGGTAAAATCATCGAGTTGGTCACTCAGCGCAAAGGCGATATGACCATCATGGAGCCCAAAGGCGACTTGATGCACCTCGAATTTATGATTCCTTCTCGTGGAATTATCGGTTTGCGTACCTTGGTCCTCAACTCTACGGCTGGCCAAGCCATCATGAACCACCGCTTTGTAGAATACGCTCCTTGGAAAGGCGAATTGCCTTCTCGTAACAAGGGTTCATTGATCGTTTTGGAAAATGGTACGTCTATTCCTTACGCTATGGACAAACTCAAAGATCGCGGTATTTTCTTCATCTCTCCCGGTGTAGATATCTACGAAGGCCAAATTATTGGCGAGCACAGCCGTGAAAATGACCTCGTGATCAATATTACCAAAACGAAGAAGCTCACTAACATGCGCTCTTCTGGTGCCGATGATAAGGCCAAGTTGCCTCCCCCCTTGCAGTTCTCTTTGGAGCAATACATGGAATATGTCGGGGAAGATGAGTACCTAGAAATTACGCCCGAAAGTCTGCGCCTACGCAAAATCTTCTTGAAAGAGCATGAGCGTAAACGCGCCAACAATGCCGCCAATGTGGTGATTAAATAA
- a CDS encoding ferritin, whose amino-acid sequence MLSKKITAALNAQIAQEAAASSAYLAMASWCDREGLGNCAQFFYAQSDEERMHMLKIVHYVNEMDGHAIVPAVEQPETEFESVQKVFKKSYKQEKAVTASINELMSLSQEEKDHSTMVFLQWYVAEQREEEAMVRDILDKIKLIGDGPQSLYYIDKELQQINENRPAEEAEA is encoded by the coding sequence ATGCTATCTAAAAAAATAACTGCTGCACTCAATGCTCAAATCGCTCAAGAAGCGGCCGCCTCTTCGGCCTATCTAGCGATGGCTTCTTGGTGCGACCGTGAAGGCCTTGGCAACTGTGCCCAGTTTTTCTATGCCCAATCTGATGAAGAGCGTATGCATATGCTCAAGATTGTTCATTATGTAAACGAAATGGATGGTCACGCTATCGTGCCCGCTGTCGAACAACCCGAAACCGAATTCGAATCGGTCCAAAAGGTGTTCAAAAAGTCTTATAAACAAGAAAAGGCGGTTACCGCTTCTATCAATGAACTCATGAGCCTTAGCCAAGAAGAAAAGGACCACTCTACTATGGTCTTTTTGCAGTGGTATGTGGCCGAGCAAAGAGAAGAAGAAGCCATGGTCCGCGATATTCTAGATAAAATTAAGCTCATTGGCGATGGCCCACAAAGCCTCTATTATATCGACAAAGAGCTACAGCAGATTAACGAGAACCGGCCCGCAGAAGAAGCCGAGGCCTAA
- a CDS encoding YbjN domain-containing protein, protein MSHYKQLKGLIQELDCEILKEISEEEILIISNEDRGIHQMILDCEDNLLIIEQKLLQLEQLSAQECQELLKANRYLLFGAFVLDESGQQLIYRDTLELENLDLNELEGSINSLTLALVENFELIEQLAKSV, encoded by the coding sequence ATGTCGCACTATAAGCAGCTCAAAGGGCTTATCCAGGAACTAGATTGCGAAATCCTCAAGGAAATTTCCGAAGAAGAGATCCTCATTATCTCCAATGAAGATAGAGGCATCCACCAAATGATCTTAGATTGTGAAGATAATCTACTCATCATCGAGCAAAAGCTCCTCCAACTAGAACAGTTGTCGGCCCAAGAATGCCAAGAGCTCCTAAAAGCCAACCGCTACCTACTTTTTGGCGCCTTTGTCTTAGATGAATCGGGCCAACAACTCATTTATCGAGATACTCTAGAACTAGAAAACTTGGACCTCAACGAGCTAGAGGGCTCTATCAACTCCCTCACCCTCGCCCTAGTCGAAAATTTTGAGCTCATCGAGCAACTGGCCAAATCAGTCTAG
- a CDS encoding globin domain-containing protein, producing MMNQEDIRLVQASVPILEEHAETLTRLFYKNMLSNHPELKNIFNLANQALGQQQKSLALSVLAYAKHIEHPEVLLPALELIGQKHRSLQVVPEQYPIVGKYLLGALQELLNLPDDAPILGAWGRAYQQLADILIEMEAKMYAAAEAPDAAWSDWRKFKLIKKEELAPNVYHLYLSPSDGGEIPLHRPGQYLSLRLFFKELGIYQARQYSLNSRPNNNYYRITVKAQKGAPGCPMGRLSNALHQAMKIGDEVELTVPAGNFHLEQSPKPSVFLGAGVGVSPLWGLLQALIDSQTEQPILWMDAYKSADEQLFAEELRSLENQLQLQHFYEDQNGRMQLDEALKAPFGPAANYYLCGPAGFMEAQRKQLRQAGIPEEQIHLEEFNPVQLQLS from the coding sequence ATGATGAATCAGGAAGACATCCGACTTGTACAAGCCTCTGTGCCTATTTTGGAAGAGCATGCTGAAACCCTTACGCGTTTGTTTTATAAAAACATGCTGAGCAATCATCCAGAACTCAAAAACATCTTCAATCTAGCCAATCAGGCTTTGGGGCAGCAGCAAAAAAGCTTGGCCCTATCGGTTTTGGCCTATGCCAAGCATATTGAGCATCCGGAGGTTTTGTTGCCTGCCCTAGAGCTCATTGGGCAGAAACACCGCAGTTTGCAGGTGGTCCCCGAGCAATACCCCATTGTGGGCAAGTATTTGTTGGGCGCTTTACAAGAATTGCTCAATTTGCCCGATGATGCCCCTATTTTGGGCGCTTGGGGACGGGCCTATCAGCAGCTGGCCGATATTCTCATTGAGATGGAGGCTAAAATGTATGCTGCCGCCGAAGCGCCCGATGCCGCTTGGAGCGATTGGCGCAAGTTTAAGCTGATCAAAAAAGAGGAGCTAGCCCCCAATGTCTATCATCTTTATTTGTCGCCATCAGATGGCGGAGAAATTCCCTTGCACCGCCCAGGCCAATATCTCTCTTTGCGCCTATTCTTTAAGGAATTGGGCATTTATCAGGCCCGACAATATAGCCTCAACTCTCGGCCCAATAATAATTATTACCGCATTACGGTAAAGGCCCAAAAAGGAGCGCCTGGCTGCCCCATGGGCCGTTTGAGCAACGCCCTGCATCAGGCTATGAAAATTGGAGATGAGGTAGAATTGACGGTGCCCGCCGGTAATTTCCACCTAGAACAAAGTCCAAAACCTAGCGTGTTTTTAGGCGCCGGTGTAGGGGTCAGCCCCCTTTGGGGACTGCTACAGGCCCTGATCGATAGCCAAACAGAACAACCCATTCTTTGGATGGATGCCTATAAATCTGCTGACGAACAACTCTTTGCCGAAGAGCTCCGCAGCCTAGAAAATCAGCTCCAATTACAGCATTTCTATGAGGACCAAAATGGCCGAATGCAGCTAGATGAAGCCCTCAAAGCCCCCTTTGGCCCAGCCGCCAATTATTATCTCTGTGGCCCAGCAGGCTTTATGGAAGCCCAAAGAAAACAGCTCCGCCAAGCTGGTATCCCCGAAGAACAAATTCACTTAGAAGAATTTAACCCCGTTCAACTGCAGCTTAGCTAA
- a CDS encoding RrF2 family transcriptional regulator codes for MGIFSKSCEYGLRAVVYVADASAEGRKVGVKEVAEEIDSPLHFLAKILQNLSKQGILSSSKGPGGGFYIEKSALDLSLAKVVEAIDGRSLFEGCAMGLKKCSAKKPCPLHNDFGLIRSKITKMLESQTIGDFRDNLLKVDYFLDT; via the coding sequence ATGGGGATTTTTTCAAAGAGTTGTGAGTATGGTTTACGGGCTGTGGTTTATGTAGCAGATGCCTCTGCAGAGGGGCGGAAAGTTGGGGTAAAAGAGGTGGCGGAAGAAATAGATTCTCCGCTTCATTTTTTGGCCAAAATCCTACAAAACCTAAGCAAACAAGGCATTTTATCCTCGAGCAAGGGGCCTGGAGGCGGTTTTTACATTGAAAAATCGGCCTTAGACCTCAGTTTGGCCAAGGTAGTAGAAGCCATAGACGGCCGCAGTTTGTTTGAGGGCTGTGCGATGGGCCTCAAGAAGTGCTCGGCCAAAAAACCCTGTCCCCTACACAATGATTTTGGACTAATTCGCTCCAAAATTACAAAAATGCTAGAGAGCCAAACTATTGGCGATTTTCGAGATAACCTATTAAAAGTAGATTATTTTCTGGATACCTAA
- a CDS encoding response regulator, with the protein MSTIKILWADDEQKLLKPQIMFLEKKGYEVVPVTNGHDAIEEVSEKMGHYDIVFLDESMPGITGLETLDRIKELAPHLPVVMITKNEAEDVMEQAIGSKISDYLLKPVNPLQLLSTLRKLVDGDRLVQEETRMKYQQEFRNILMAINNSMDAHEWAEVYKKIIYWELKLDASKTASMADILATQKDSANAEFAKFIDRNYVDWLNNEQSPPVMSHDLLRSMVFPDVDRNRPTVFLLLDNLRFDQWKMIEPIISRYFKVEEEDYFYSILPTTTQYSRNAIFSGMMPGEIAKRYPELWLNDNEKGGKNLHEAELLGRQIKRVFRKPIQYGYFKVTNMDGGKQLVDNIHNYIRNNDLFCIVYNFIDMLSHARTEMDILKELAADEKAYRSLTVSWFEHSPLWEALKSIAQQDVQLFIATDHGSIRVHQPSKVVGDRETTTNLRYKVGRNLQYDRKDVFDIRRPEDGKLPRPNVSSTFIFAKNDRFFLYPNNYNHYNNYYSNTFQHGGISLEEIICPIIKLRSK; encoded by the coding sequence ATGAGTACAATAAAAATCCTTTGGGCCGATGATGAGCAGAAACTGCTCAAGCCCCAAATCATGTTTCTAGAGAAAAAAGGCTACGAGGTTGTGCCCGTAACCAACGGACATGATGCCATTGAAGAAGTGTCTGAAAAGATGGGCCATTATGATATCGTCTTTTTAGATGAGAGTATGCCCGGGATTACGGGCCTAGAAACCCTAGACCGCATTAAGGAACTTGCGCCCCATTTGCCCGTGGTCATGATTACCAAAAATGAGGCAGAGGATGTGATGGAGCAAGCCATTGGCTCTAAAATTAGCGACTATCTGCTCAAGCCAGTCAATCCCCTGCAGTTGTTGTCTACTTTGCGCAAATTAGTAGATGGCGACCGCCTGGTCCAGGAAGAAACCCGAATGAAGTACCAGCAGGAGTTTCGCAATATCCTGATGGCGATCAATAATAGTATGGATGCCCACGAATGGGCCGAGGTCTACAAAAAAATTATCTATTGGGAGCTCAAATTAGATGCCTCTAAAACAGCTAGCATGGCCGATATTCTGGCCACCCAAAAAGATTCGGCCAATGCCGAGTTCGCTAAGTTTATTGACCGCAATTATGTAGATTGGCTCAACAATGAGCAAAGCCCCCCCGTGATGTCGCACGATTTGCTCCGCTCTATGGTGTTTCCTGATGTGGACCGCAACCGCCCCACGGTTTTTCTCCTACTCGATAATCTCCGCTTTGACCAATGGAAGATGATTGAGCCCATTATTTCTCGCTATTTTAAGGTAGAGGAGGAAGATTATTTTTATAGCATTTTGCCCACTACCACGCAGTATAGCCGCAATGCTATTTTTAGCGGAATGATGCCCGGCGAAATTGCCAAACGCTATCCTGAGCTTTGGCTCAATGATAATGAGAAGGGCGGCAAAAACTTACATGAAGCCGAACTTTTGGGCCGACAAATTAAGCGGGTGTTCCGCAAGCCAATTCAATATGGCTACTTCAAAGTGACGAATATGGACGGCGGCAAACAGCTGGTGGATAATATCCATAATTATATTCGAAATAATGACCTCTTCTGTATTGTCTATAACTTTATTGATATGCTCTCGCATGCACGGACCGAGATGGACATTCTCAAGGAGTTGGCCGCCGATGAAAAGGCTTATCGCTCGCTTACGGTTTCTTGGTTTGAGCATTCTCCGCTTTGGGAGGCCCTCAAGTCTATTGCCCAGCAAGATGTACAGCTCTTTATTGCTACCGACCACGGAAGTATTCGGGTGCATCAACCCTCTAAGGTAGTGGGCGACCGAGAAACAACCACCAACCTTCGCTATAAGGTGGGCCGCAATCTGCAATATGACCGCAAAGATGTCTTTGATATTCGCCGCCCCGAAGATGGGAAGTTGCCTCGCCCCAATGTGAGCTCTACCTTTATCTTTGCCAAGAATGACCGCTTTTTCCTATATCCCAACAATTATAATCATTATAATAATTACTATAGCAATACCTTTCAGCATGGAGGGATTTCTCTAGAAGAGATCATCTGCCCCATTATCAAGTTGCGCTCAAAATAA